In the Diospyros lotus cultivar Yz01 chromosome 13, ASM1463336v1, whole genome shotgun sequence genome, AAAGTGATCTTTTCTAGTTGCTTGGTTGAGCTTCCTATAGTCGATGCAGACCctccagctgttctgcactctcatgggcaCTAGCTCATTTCTTTCATTAGCCACCACTGTGAAACCTGTCTTCTTGGGGACAAcctgcactggactcacccaTTTGCTATCAGATATAGGATAAATGATACCAGCCGAAAGTAActtacttacctctttcttgaccacatctaggatggtgggattgagtctcctctATGGCTGCCTCACTGGTCGGGCTCCTTCCTCTAAATAAATCCTGTGCATGCACAAAGAATGACTAATACCTGGTATGTCCGCCAAGGTCCAGCCTATTGCTCATTTGTTCCTCCTGAGTAGGTCCAgcaatctcttctcttggtcagGGAGGAGGTTGTTGGCTATGAGCACTGGCAACTTCTCTCCCTCCTCCAAGTAAGCATACTTGAGGTTGTCAAGTAAGGGTTTGCACTCCAAGGCAGGTGGTTGTTGGATTGAAGGCAGCACCCTGTTTGTGTCTAAGTCAAGAGAACCATCTGCCTGCATGAAATTCTCAGCAAGGGAAACATTCGCCATGGAAGGCTCATGAGAGTTGTGTAAGGCATGCTGAAAACTCATGTCAGATTCAGAAAGATTTAAAAACTCATCTATCTCATAACAAGATGCACACTTACTGAATCCATCATGATAATCAGGGCAATGGACACTATCAGGAAAGTCATGGATGGTGGGGAACTCAGAAACAAAGTCAGGAATATCAGCACATGCAACATCAACCATCAAGTCAATAAAATTAACATGCCAGGAGGAATGATCTTCTGAAGGATACTTCATGGAATCGAGAATGTTGAAATGGATAGtattaccagcaaattccatagACAaggtaccctcatgcacattaattATTGTCCTAGCAGTTTTCAAGAAAGGTCTGCCTAGTATCAATGGTGCATGTCCAAGTTTGTTatcatcttccatatttaaaacataaaagtcaGCTGGGAAGATAagatccttaaccttaaccagcacgTCCTCCAAGACTCCCGTGGGATAGACCGTGCTCCTGTTAGCTAGCTGGACTACCACTCTTGTGGATTTCAATGGGCCAACTTGCAAGGATGCATAAACAGACTTAGGCATTACATTAATGGAAGCACCTAAATCTAGCAAAGCATTTGTGAATTGCAGCTCTCCTATAGTGCAAGGAATGGTaaacgtccctggatctttgcattTCAAAGGCATGGCGGGTTGGATTAGGGCTGAGACATTCCTTCCAAGGTTGACCTGCTCATTTCCCTTCAGCTTCCTCTTGTGGGTGCACAAGTCTTTGAGAAACTTGGCATACTTGGGAATCTGTCTGATGGCCTCCAAGAGTGGTATATTGACTTCGACCTTCTGGAAAGTCTCCATGATCTTCTTATCCAACTCAGCTTTTGCCCTCTTCTTGTTTTGAGTGGCTCTATGGGGAAAAGGTAATGGATTGTTGTAGGGGTGTTCTCCTTTGTCCTGATCATTGTTGATGTGCTGCTTGGCCCTTTGAATTGAGAGGGGCTGCGACTCTTCTTTTCTACCAGTTTCTTCTTGTGCCTTCTCTGGAGCATTCACTTCTTTACCACTACGCAGCATGATCGCACTCACATTTCCCTTTTGATTGGATATTGGCTGTGAAGGTAGCTaacccgaaccttgactccttagctCATTTATGTTAGTTGCTAACTACCCAATCTGTGTCTCCAAATTCTGTATGGTGGTGTCAGTCCGTTGTTGGAATTTGAGAGTATTGGCAACCAATTGCTGCACTATGTCATTTAAGCTCGGTTTTGTCTTGGGTAATGTCTGTTCTTGTTGCTTCATTGGTGTGGCATTACTTTGACCTGGTGCATTGAACCTCTGTTGGAATGGTTGAGTTGAGGCACCCCCATATCTGAAGTTGGGATGGTCTCTCCAGCCCGGATTGTAGGTGGGAGCATAGGGATCATACCTACTCTATTGTGGCTGGTGCTGAAACGGTCTTCCAGGGAAGATTCCATTGCATGATTCTGTGTTATCCTGCAATTGTGGGCACTGATCAGTTACATGTGAAGATAATGAACAAATGCCACATACCTTCCGGGGCTGGTTTCGATCAAGGGTTAACTGGCGAACCATTGAAGTGAGTTCCTCCAGCCTATTTTCTATTCTCCTTTGGTCCATAGGTGCAGCAAAACCAACCTCATTGACAGTCTTCATGGGAGTGTTCAACCTGGTACCAAATTGTTGTGCATTTTGAGCCATCTTTGAAATTAAGTCCCGGGCTGCAGCTGGTGTCTTTTCCACTAAGGCTTCTCCAGATGCAGCATCCACTAAATACTTGTCCATGGGGAGTAAGccttcataaaaatattgaatgaggagctggtcacttatctgatgatgaggataactagcacacaacttcttgaatagaagaagaagttgacaaATTACTAAAAGCGGGCTTCATTCGAGAGGTATTATATCCAGActggttggccaatgttgttatggtcccaaaacctaatggaaaatggcgtgtctgtgtggatttcaccaatctaaataaggcatgccccaaagactcatacccgcTACCACGGATCGACCGTCTTGTGGACGAAACGTCTGGATACCAGTTCCTGAGCTTTCTGGATGCTTTctcagggtaccaccaaataatgatgtaccccCCGGACCAGGAGAAGACGTCATTCATCACTGAAAAGGGGACATAttgctaccaagtcatgccttttggactcaagaacgccggagccacttatcaacgcatggtgaacaaagtctttaaaaaactgctgggcgacacaatggaagcatatgttgacgacatgattgtgaaaagtcgaAAGGACGAATCCCATGTAGAAAAACTAGCGCAAGTGTTGGGAGTCTTTAGATAATACAAGATGCGGTTGAATCCaacaaagtgtgcctttggcgtacagtctggaaaattcttgggatacatgatcacgCAAAGAGGAATCGAAGCAAACCCTGAGAAAATACAGGCAATATTAGACATGGAACCACcagcatcaactaaggaagttcAGCGATTGACAGGGAGAATGGCAGCTCTTggacgttttctctccaagtcagccgAAAGAGAGTTACCCTTCTTACAAACATTAAGagcaggaaaaaagtttgaCTGGACGGAGCAATGCCAAAAGTCGTTTAAAGCgttaaaggagtatttgaaagaagtttccctattaacacgaccagaaactggagagacattgtacttatacttgaggataagtgatgaagccataagtgcagtattaatcaggaaagaaggacaggtggatcgaccaatatattatgtTAGTAAGGTATTGCAGGGCCCCGAGACACGTTATCCAGTGGcagaaaaaatggcattagcactggtaaacgcatccagaaagttgaggccatacttccaaGCTCATTCGATCATCATACTTACAGATCAGCCCTTGCGAAGTATTTTACAAAAGCCCGAATGTTCCggtcgccttaccaaatggtccatcgagttaagtgaatatgatatccagtatcaacctCGACAAGCTATAAAAGGACAAGCGCTGGCTGACTTTATTGTAGAATGCACACACTCCGGTAAGGCTACAGAAAATAGGCAGGaagaatggttgttgtttgttaATGGGGCATCTGGTTCACAAGGGAGTGGCGCTGGGATAGTACTCGTATCCCCCGAGGGAGAAACGTTTGAGTATTCCTTACGGTTTGCTTTTCCGAGTACCAACAACGtagctgaatatgaagcattaatcgctggaatgaggatagcaagaaaattggaagtagcacgattggttgctcatagtgattctcagttgattgtgcaGCAGTTTCAGGGACAATATGAAACCAGAGAGCAGAGTGAAAGACCTAGCACAGACATTTCAGAGTTTtcagttaacacaaataaacagatcacTCAATGGACATGCTGATGCTTTATCTAAACTAGCGTCCACTAAAGAAACAACCGAAAGAGCAGTATTTGTTGAAATGCTTCATCAGCCGAGcattaaagaaaaagagatatcGTGTGTGGAGACAGGAGTGGATTGGAGATCATCCTTCTATCGTTATCTCACTAATaatgaattaccagatgatccacaaaaagcaagaagacttaagatgcgggcttcaaggtttaccatcatagacaggatattatataagcgagcttacactacacctcttctcaaatgtttaggccctcaaGAGGCCGAATATGTCTTAGCAGAAGCTCATAGTGGAATATGTGGAGAgcacttgggagcaagagccctagcaaccaaaatcttgagagccggtttcttttggcccacattaaGGTCCGACGcgttaaagaaagtcaaatcatgtgacaaatgtcAACGACATGCTCCAGTCCAATCTGCCCCAATATCTCAGTTGCAACCTGCGttccagcctataccattcgctcagtggggtttggatattctggGACCTTTTCCTCAAGCGCccgggcaaagaaaatttttaatagtggccaccgactatttcaccaaatggattgaagctgaggCATTGGCTACTATTACGGCACGAAAAGTGGaggcaatggtatggaaagacattgtgtgctggtttgggataccaagaattatcgttacggatcatgggaagcaatttgattgtgactcctttagaaaattctgtAACGACCTAGGAATTCAACTAAGATTCGCTTCAGTAGCGTATCCCCAagctaatgggcaagctgaggtcagtaactgaaccatattacatggcctaaaaaccAGACTTGAAGGAGCCAGAGGCACATGGGCCGACGAGCTGCCCACCATTTTGTGGGCTTATCGAACAACTAGTTGGGTAGCTACGGGAGAAACTCCATTCAATCTGGTATATGGAACAGAGgctttaattcccattgaaatttcagctaagtccccaagactgatggcatatgaggaagaggatggcgcaaggaattctgaagcgttgcgagaaaatttggatctgattgaagagcagagggataacactgccatgaagatagctgcatatcaaagaagagtagccagttatttcaattctcgggtaaagaacagacccatgaaagaaggagatttAGTACTTCAAAGATCTGTTGTAACCAACGCgctaagggatgatggaaagttacgagcaaattgggaagggccgtacCGCATTCTAAAACTACTTGGccccaacacttgcattttacagACTCTTTCAGGAGACACTatggggaaaacatggaatttgaactatctGAAGTTGTATATGAACAATGTATCTGAGAAAATATCTACAATAACATAAGTCCTAAATGGGACAGTGGACGTAGGCGCatttggccgaaccacgtaaaaatgcttgtgtgCGCATggtttgtcattttattttcggAAAAGaaaagatcgagcccgttgtcccgcctatggcccggcaacgaggtaaaattacgatcgagcccgttgtcctgcctatagcccagcaacgaggtaaaactacgatcgagcccgttgtcccacctatggcccggcaacgaggtaaaactacgatcgagcccgttacCCCGATAACAAGGAAAATATGCTCAAGCTCGCCACATCGTGCATGATCCAGTAGCGAAAGAAAAGTGTTGGCCTTATATCACTAAAGACAACAATAAAAGGATGAATCAAGTAGTAAATAGCGAAACACATTGGGTaggacaaagaaaaaacattcattGATAAAACCAACAAACAAACTACAATGAGAGGAGCACATTCGCCCGACAACAGCTGAAATCAAAccacaatgagggtctactaGCGGGAGCGAGACTTGCGAGAGGAACGCTTAGAAGATCCCAACGATGCAACAGGAATCCCAGGAGGATCCGCGGGGAATTCCCCTTCTTCAACCTCAACCGTTTGAGGGATATCTTCAACGGCCGCACTAGGATCTTCTCCAATGGCTCCGGGGTCGACCACCATGCCTTCTTTGAAAGGAAACGGGTTCCAAGGGCCCGCCAAATTCTCCAAATCATCCACCAAGTAAGAATCCAAATAAGAAGAAGGACTCATGGGCTCGTTCGGTTCATACTGGCGCCAATCTACTTGATGAGACTCCTCAACCTCTAGAGTAAGGaaaagttcaggaaaagtctctcccGGACGTTGAGATTCCAGATAGGCGCGTGCCAGATAAAACCCATATTTCAAAAAACCTGAAGCATATTTTCCTTTCCTATCTTGACAGTCGGTTGAGAGACAATATTCTTTCACTACTTCAGCCCGAATATCCCGAGCATCCTTCCGACTTATCTTCAACTCTGACAGGCGTAGAGAATGTTCCTGCAAAAGTGCCTCGTGTTGCGCCATCAAACCAACACTCTTGCGCTCTTCagcttctagctgagaacgTAAGTCTGAAATTTCCCCATGAAGACCTGAGGTACCAACAGAAGCCTCGGATAGTCGATCCTCCATGCGCCCAATCTCTGCCTCTACATTCTTCTTCCCGAGCTCTGCCCGACGAGCACGACCCTTTAACTCTTGATGCTTCTCATTCCAAGAAAATTGGCGCCTCCTCCAATCTGACATTTGGGCCTCTACTTGTTCACGATAGGCCCTGTCCCTAGCATTAGAGGCAACTATCCCTTGAACCCCTTGCACCAGAAGTTGCTCCACTTCATCCCTAGTCTGAGCATAATTGCCACCGATAAGTTGTCGTTCatctcgagggagaatggtggagTAAATGAGGAGAGCACCAATCCCTGGTTCAGTGACGGAGTCTGTTTCCAATACCCCGGGGGAAACTTCATAGTCTCG is a window encoding:
- the LOC127788155 gene encoding uncharacterized protein LOC127788155, whose amino-acid sequence is MLRSGKEVNAPEKAQEETGRKEESQPLSIQRAKQHINNDQDKGEHPYNNPLPFPHRATQNKKRAKAELDKKIMETFQKVEVNIPLLEAIRQIPKYAKFLKDLCTHKRKLKGNEQVNLGRNVSALIQPAMPLKCKDPGTFTIPCTIGELQFTNALLDLGASINVMPKSVYASLQVGPLKSTRVVVQLANRSTVYPTGVLEDVLVKVKDLIFPADFYVLNMEDDNKLGHAPLILGRPFLKTARTIINVHEGTLSMEFAGNTIHFNILDSMKYPSEDHSSWHVNFIDLMVDVACADIPDFVSEFPTIHDFPDSVHCPDYHDGFSKCASCYEIDEFLNLSESDMSFQHALHNSHEPSMANVSLAENFMQADGSLDLDTNRVLPSIQQPPALECKPLLDNLKYAYLEEGEKLPVLIANNLLPDQEKRLLDLLRRNK